One genomic window of Lytechinus variegatus isolate NC3 chromosome 1, Lvar_3.0, whole genome shotgun sequence includes the following:
- the LOC121431987 gene encoding keratin-associated protein 5-1-like: MCVYSPALDTVYVAIFGETGEVPGIFKYYANCSLCGTCCGGRSCSWSGSSCCSCCGTCCGTWCGSSCCSCCGTCCCSCCGSSCCSCCGSSCCSCCGSSDITYICCSCCGTCCGTWCGSSCCSCCGTCCCSCCGSSCGVQVTVCQLQHIHLHS, translated from the exons ATGTGTGTCTACAGTCCTGCACTGGATACCGTATACGTGGCAATCTTCGGGGAAACCGGGGAAGTGCCGGGCATCTTCAA ATATTATGCCAATTGTTCCCTGTGTGGTACCTGTTGTGGTGGCAGGAGTTGTTCCTGGAgtggttccagttgttgttcCTGTTGTGGTACCTGTTGTGGTACTTGGTgtggttccagttgttgttcCTGTTGTGGTACCTGTTGTTGTTCCTGTTgtggttccagttgttgttcctgttgtggttccagttgttgttcctgttgtggttccagt GACATCACCTACAT ttgttgttcCTGTTGTGGTACCTGTTGTGGTACTTGGTgtggttccagttgttgttcCTGTTGTGGTACCTGTTGTTGTTCCTGTTgtggttccagtt GTGGTGTGCAAGTGACAGTGTGCCAACTGCAGCACATCCATCTACATTCATAG